The Dermacentor andersoni chromosome 1, qqDerAnde1_hic_scaffold, whole genome shotgun sequence genomic interval AGAAATACGCTGTTAGGCAGGAGAGATAGCATCTCAGACAGCAATGCGAATGAGTCGCTGCTGCCGGGTGGGCGGTAGAATGTCCCGTACACTACATTGTTTCCGTTAGGCAATTTCACAAGGCACCAGACAGACTCAGAATCGTTTTCAAATAAAATTTGTGTACCTGAAATTGCATTTGATATCAAAATGAATACTCCCCCGCCATGTCCATGCCTATCCTTCCGATAGACAGTAAAACCAGGCGGAAAGATTTCTACATCAGGTATATCCTTGTCTAACCATGATTCGGTGCCCATCACAGTCTGAGGTTTAACAGTGGCTACTAAAGAGATCAAGTTATCGACTTTGTTCTTTATGCTGCGACAATTTACAGGCAGGACAGAGAGCCGTTCAGGCTGCGAGCAACGTGCTGAATTATCTTTCGGAGGAACGGAATTCGGAATGCGTCATTTGCCTCTGTTCAGTCGCGCATGCGCCTGAAGTGGAACTGGCATCCGCATATCGCTATCCCAGACAAACGTTTGCCCATTGATGATCAATTTATCATAACTCAAGCGAACATGATTTTCTTTgttctgtcttttttctttcgcataaTTCCAAAGCTGACGTCTTTTTTCTTGTACGGCTCGGCTGAAATCTTCAGAGATGCTGTACGAAGTGCCTTTAAGTATGTAAGCGTTTTTGAAGACAGGCAACCCGAAAAAGACCAGATTCTGTCTACGGCTTCTATTTTCCAAGTCGTCTAGTTTAGCCATAAATTTATCTTCCATTTTTTCCACCCGAGCATTACGACTTTCTACATTGTTTGTCTTCTCTATTAAGCCCGTAATTTTTGAACCTATTTCACATTGTCTTGTTGTAATTTCCGTTAACTTCGCAAGCACAGTTTCCTGGCCTGTTTTCATTTCTAAGAGTATCCTTTCAATGTTTGTCATTTGGTCACGTTCAACTGCATTCATGGGCCCTGGATTTAGTTCTACATCCCTCGATAGGAGCAGTAAGACTTGGGAAAGCGTCAGACAGCCGTCGTAGAGAGAGAATAGTAGAGCATCAACGAAGCACAGGCTGGTATGTTCAAGACACTCAACCATTTGTCGCTTGCTAATGGGGCACGACACTCTTAAAAGCATAACGTTGCTAGAGCGATAACACTTAGTTCCATTTAGGTAACTGACCTGGTACATGAAGAAGCGTGAGTTTGTGCCGAAAAGAGCGTTGTGCCTCAGTCGCTCTAGGCTTGGCTGGTCCTTTATATGGCCAGCGCGCAGCGGAACCGGAAAGGTTCCTCGATGCGCAGATTCCACTTCGGTGCGTCAGAGATCGTACACGATTTCCAGCAAATAatctttaaattatggggttttcacgtgccaaaaccactttctgattatgaggcacgccgtagtggaggactccggaaatttcgaccacctggggttctttaacgtgcacctaaatacacgggtgttttcgcatttcgcccccatcgaaatgcggccgccgtggccgggattcgatcccgcgacctcgtgctcagcagcctaacaccatagccactgagcaacgacggcgggtccAGCAAATAATCTTGCGGACCGTGTAAGACACGAGCAGATGATTGCAGATCCGTTGTAGCAGCATCTGGCCAAGGTTTGGTGAAGCCATGTTCCACCGCGAAGTCGGCGTTCGCCACGACAGCGAAGAATCCGAGCAGCACCTAGTACATGAAGAAGCGTCAGTTTGTGCCGAAAAGAGCGTCGTGCTGAAATCGTGTATCGTGTAGCGTCGTGTATGAAATGATGCCATGTGTTCTCCTATTTTTTGTCTGCTCTAGAGTCCTTCGCAATGCTCAAACAAGCTAGGAAACCAGTCAAGAGTTAGAGGGCTTGGCGGAGGTGCACAAGGCCACACAAGTGGTGCAGCCCGAGCAAGTAAATTACCTGCTCCTTGAAACATTTATGCTCATATTTTTACTAGCGTGGGAAATTCTTGTGTAGTGTATTATCTGGCACTAGGCTTCTTTAGAGAGCTGGCACACTTTCATGTTGCTCAATTTGAGCAAATTCAATACACTTCACAGCTGTCAATACATTTCTGGTCCTCTGCTTATATTTTTTGTCTATCTGAATATTTTGTTTCATGTTTAGGCACAAGAACATTAGCTGTTGCTATGATAGTCAACAGGCCTGTGAGGAAGACGTTACGCCACAGGCATTCATAGGCGATCTATACTCATATTTCTGAAAGAATGAGAAAGTATGTTGTATAGGAGGAATTCTAAGCGGTTGAATGACAGGTAGTTCAGTAATGATAATTAGTTGAGTAAGACACGTATAGCTTGCCGCTTCGCAAATTATCAATCTCAAGCCTTCCAAAAAGATAAAACGCACACTGGCCACCATTAAAAAATACATCTAAGGCGTACAAGTTCGGGGTGAATTTATTTGTGTGTGCTGTTTGATGCTGCTGCTATCTAGAGTGCACAGGTGCGCAGTCACATCGTATTTTGCATATCTTGCGGGCTTTCTAACTCATTACATGATACACGTACGCAGGTACACATAGAACCCATTCTCTATATTTAGTGTCTTGCTCGTACTATAGTGCTGGTCTGGCGTATGTAAATTGGCATTATGAAGAGATTTCAATCTGCTGTTTTGTTGTTCTAGGAATTGCAGACAGCATTTTTGGTTTCTCAGCACTCACAGTCGTAAATGCCATATCTTTAACGCTCACTTGTGAATGTGGCATAAACTCTGTTAAATTTACTATTTTTGATTTGGGGCCAGCTTTAGGGCCAAATTTAtatttatgaaagaaaaaaatagaaagacaGGGCCCCTGACCGATGTTTCAGCCTGATTTTTCGTACCTGCCGGATTCATTTGGCCTTCAAATGCTAACACCATCAACTTATTGATGTGATCGAAATCAAAATATTGGCTGCCGTTGCGTGAGTACATCATGAGTAAAAATCATGAACATATTCGTTTGTCTCTGGTGCAAATAATTCTTCCTGCGCCGACAGATCAAAATGCTTGTCTACAAAACGCTTTCAGAATTCCTCAAACGAAGTGTAGGCATCTTGAATAATAGAATATTTTTGCGATATTTCACCGAACAATATTATTTTCTGACTTCAACTTTAGTATTTTTGAACTACTACTACAGTTGGCAGGTCATGGCATCGAAATGTGCTTTTGATGGAAACCAGGAGGGTATTTGGCCTTGGATTGGTATATATAGAGAAAAGattacaaaaacaaaattctATATTTTATTAGATCAAGTGGAAGCTCTTACGACATTTAAAGCATTCTAATGCCTGCTTTGTGTGTACATAGCTCCTAACTAAGGAAATTTTAATGTGTCTCTGTCTTTATTTCACTGTGCAGGTAGACATTAGAGGTGGCGTTCTTGTTGAAAAAGCGGTGCTCAACCGCTTTGCATGCACATTGCAATGGCCTGCCCAGAAAATTTACCCGCAACTTGTTGCGGCACGTCTTTGGGGATGAGGAGCTATAAGTCCTTGTACGGCAAGAGCACCGATTCCAACAAAGAGGGCCCAGTGAAGGAAGGGCTTTGCCCCTTGAAACCTGAATGCAGTCATAGGTATGTAGTAGCTTAAACTACAAAGATACAGTACCTAAAAAGACGATCCATGTCTGTAGGAATGTGTACCTTTAGGCTGTAGCTCATCGATGCACTAGTCTAGTCGTGGGTTCTATCAAGGCTGCAGTGGCCGTATTCTAATGGGCGTGGAATACAAAACACTTATGCGTGCCGTGCATTTAGAGCATGTTAGAATCTCGGcggatcaaaattaatcccgagtcgcCCCACAATGGCGTGGCTATGCCACACAAAGCCCACAAAATCTTTAACGCAAGAATCACATTTTACAATCGAGGAATATGCAAGTTTACCCTCAGAGGATGAAAATTCATTCCCCAACGATCAGGCAGCTTTTTATCGCTCTCTGCAGAACAAATGTTGCTCCCCATGGATCCCATTGAATTAGATATTTGACTGTGAAAGCCATGAGCAGGATGATTACGCGTGCCTCAACTAACCACTTCACCAGTTCGACTGCTTCTGTGCTGCTGCTGTAACTTAGCAATTAAAATATTTTTGAATGAGCCTTAGTAGCTAACCTGGCACCTTGAAACATGCTTTCTGTAAACTCCATAATGTCTATATGTCCTCAGGCATCCGTCAAGTCCACACACCCAGTTCTGTTCGTGCCCGAAGTGGCGAAACAAGGACTTTAGCGTGTACTTTCTCTTGCCACACTTGTGGCACTGCATGAAGCGAATTCCAGGCATCTGGGGAACAAAAGTAAGTAGGATGTCATTCACCGCGTACAGATTACGTTATTACTTATAAGAAGATGTTTCAGATAAAAAGTGCAAAATATGGTGCATTGATTTGATTGGATGTTTATTTCTTGCAAAGGAAATGGGAAATCAAGGCAAAATGCGGTAGGACTGACTGGGCCTTGGCTCCCTTGTGCTGTTTTAGTCAGGTTTACCTGTGTGAGCCAAAAGCTAAAATACAGCGGCGCAACGCTTATGTTTGCAACAGTAGTACTAAGGCATGCAGGGGATAAAAGAGCATGCATGAGCGTTTGGACGCCGCcgagcaacacacacacacatatatatatatatatatatatatatatatatatatatatatatatatatatatatatatatatatatatatatatatatatatatatatatatatgtaagaagccaacaaacgctgacacgaaggacaacataggggaaattactcgggccccacggttaacccccgttcttctcgtttattacataacgagggtctcgaatccggcaaaattgatgccttcaggtagcatatgtgggtttattgaccggttgccttcaccgaaaaagaTAACGTTCTCGGGACGCCTGCGGCAataaaggacgttccacgtccgccgccaaggtctgagtagtggcgctggctaacactcccagggttctgctaggacacataaatatccaagaacgCGGATGGGGAAACagagccgcggtagctcaattggtagagcatcgcacgcgaaatgcgaaggttgtgggttcggttcccacctgcggaaagttgttttttcatccactttaatctaaattaatttatcgtttctttgcttcatttattaagcacaagtaatttcccctcgGGTAACCCCCCTTTTCtgctcctttatatatatatatatatatatatatataagcgatcTTCTAAGCACTGCCATCCATCCCCTCTCTACCTCTTCCACGTGATCGTCCTCTCACTTTCGCACCTACACTTCACTTTGACACTCCTGATGCTCATGCATTAAAATAAGCCTGTAGAGCGTAGCTGCATAGGAATGCATGCTACTGAGAACACCTAAGAACCCGGTCAAGCATGGCTCGCTCCATAGCGTATTCGCGGCGTTGCCAGCACCTCGATGTACTGCACAGGTGCGAGAAGAGGGCCTAAAGCGCTTCCTTTGCGTTGGAGGCGCATCCCGTCGTCTACCGCGACGCCCAGCACCATCCAGTATGCTCCATTCGCAAACTCATTTGGGCACactgaacaaagaaaaaagaaatagagagacaGAGATAAAAGAACCTGATGCGACGTGCTTCTTTCAAtaaacagggtgtcccacgtaacttgggcctaaattttaaaaatatgccaatgccacGTGCTTAGCTGTACCGATCCAAGGTACGTTGCTAGCCGTCGCtgggagatactcagattatctttttACAGTCCGCATAATTAGATAGTTAGTCCTAATTAATGAATCAACTTCTTAATTATTACAATTATAGGAAAAGTGTCAATgtgaaaattgcagagcaacatgaaaaactcccgatgcagctttctctcgctcgatacgtgctacataaaattaTTTTTCTGAATGTGCACCAAGCCCGTGAATAtaagcaaaattgccgcgcgtctggtcgctcgaggcacttcgcgtaTATTCGCGACCTtgtttcacgttcggaaaaactATGTAGCATGTATCGAGCAACacaaagctgcatcgggagtttttcatgtcgctctgcaattttctcaatgacacttttcacctaaccataatatttcagaagttggtcatttattatgtaattaggcggaatgcaaaaaaaatattctgagtatCTTCAAGAAACGGTAAACAATATGACTTTGGTTCGGTGCAGCTACGTACCGTACGCatacatatttttttaattttggctcaggctacgtgggacaccctgcatgtGAAGCAAACCTACGGTGAAGCTGTTAATCAAAGCCTATCAATTTGGCCATTTCATTCGTGGGTCTTTGGCGTAAAGCAAACTTGCGGGCGCACCCGTGCTACGCAAAGTGAAACAAACAGTGAGTATGTCAAGAGCTAGTTCGTGTTGGCACGATAGAAACGCACGTCCGATTGTGAATTTCTTTATcgtttaaaaggacactaaaggcaaatactgagtCGACGTGGGCTGCCTAAATACCGGtacagaaacctcgcaacgcttgtttcgtgctaaGAAAATCCttggtttacgagaaaattgcatctgaagggttgGAATGCTTCTTTCGAACTTTAAGTCTCCCGCTACCCAAccgggagtggtgacgttgcatacaccatcacgGCCCTTTGCtgcgtcggtgagtaaaacggcgtccgacagacggcggtaccgagtcaagagagatttaggcaccactggcctccttgaagcccttgggttcagcgagagcagtggaaaattaaacaagtccgcaatagagattactaagaggcgactggaagattggtggaagaaaagtagggaaacgacaaaaattggagacgtacaaaagcaaagttcgctataggggatcagaaaatttggttgtgggagttcatagtcttttttatattttatttttttaacctaGCTAGGACATTAGGAATTATAatagcgagagcttggtggcgcaacccaccgccccaaagggggtgctcataacatccatccatccatccagagcggcggattcgtcgctgcagctgctttttggttaCGTGGCGTgtaccgttcgggcatcccgcgacatcacatggaagttgaattctccactatttgcagtttgtg includes:
- the LOC126516618 gene encoding uncharacterized protein produces the protein MNPAVESAHRGTFPVPLRAGHIKDQPSLERLRHNALFGTNSRFFMYQVSYLNGTKCYRSSNVMLLRVSCPISKRQMVECLEHTSLCFVDALLFSLYDGCLTLSQVLLLLSRDVELNPGPMNAVERDQMTNIERILLEMKTGQETVLAKLTEITTRQCEIGSKITGLIEKTNNVESRNARVEKMEDKFMAKLDDLENRSRRQNLVFFGLPVFKNAYILKGTSYSISEDFSRAVQEKRRQLWNYAKEKRQNKENHVRLSYDKLIINGQTFVWDSDMRMPVPLQPERLSVLPVNCRSIKNKVDNLISLVATVKPQTVMGTESWLDKDIPDVEIFPPGFTVYRKDRHGHGGGVFILISNAISGTQILFENDSESVWCLVKLPNGNNVVYGTFYRPPGSSDSFALLSEMLSLLPNSVFLGEDFNLPDFNWNAGCVAGKRSRMYTEFEELLGLNGLQQYVLEPTRENAILDFVLCNEPNIISKVTVCPGISDHRAVVIELNIQRVRMAQIPQSVQLR